A section of the Rhizobium sp. SSA_523 genome encodes:
- a CDS encoding asparaginase: MQNPVTVEVTRGNRVESRHRGAAIIVDGQGRTLFSVGDVEAGVFPRSACKAMQALPLIESGAADRFGLTRQELALACSSHSGEDEHVRTAAGMLAKAGHDHTALECGAHWSSHQDVLIHQARTIDRPCTLHNNCSGKHAGFICTCVQSGFDPKGYVGYDHPLQAEIRSVMEDLTGIALDVDRCGIDGCSIPTYAVPLRALAEGFAKMLTGERISPARAAASRRLMEACMAEPFHVAGTKRACTRLMQLAPGKIFAKTGAEGVFVAALPEQGLAIAVKCEDGATRAAEAMIYAVTATCFDRDSEIRTALMAMANRPMHNWTGLHVGDIRVTQALMR, from the coding sequence ATGCAAAATCCCGTTACCGTTGAAGTCACCCGCGGCAATCGTGTCGAAAGCCGGCATCGCGGCGCCGCCATCATCGTCGATGGCCAGGGCCGGACCCTCTTCTCCGTGGGCGATGTGGAGGCGGGCGTCTTTCCGCGCTCGGCCTGCAAGGCCATGCAGGCGCTGCCGCTGATCGAAAGCGGCGCTGCCGATCGCTTCGGTCTGACCCGGCAGGAGCTGGCGCTTGCCTGCTCCTCCCATTCCGGCGAGGATGAGCATGTCCGCACGGCGGCCGGCATGCTGGCCAAGGCCGGCCACGATCACACGGCGCTGGAATGCGGCGCCCACTGGTCGTCGCATCAGGATGTGCTGATCCATCAGGCGCGGACGATCGACAGGCCCTGCACGCTGCACAATAACTGTTCGGGCAAGCATGCCGGATTCATCTGCACCTGCGTCCAGTCGGGCTTTGATCCGAAAGGCTATGTCGGTTATGATCATCCCCTGCAGGCGGAGATCCGCAGCGTCATGGAAGATCTGACCGGCATTGCCCTGGATGTCGATCGCTGCGGCATTGATGGCTGTTCCATCCCCACTTATGCCGTGCCGCTGAGGGCGCTGGCGGAGGGCTTTGCGAAAATGCTGACGGGTGAGCGGATTTCGCCGGCGCGCGCCGCGGCGTCCCGCCGCCTGATGGAGGCCTGCATGGCCGAGCCCTTCCACGTGGCCGGCACGAAACGCGCCTGCACCCGCCTGATGCAGCTGGCGCCGGGCAAGATCTTCGCCAAGACCGGCGCCGAGGGCGTCTTCGTTGCGGCCTTGCCGGAGCAGGGCCTGGCCATTGCCGTCAAATGCGAGGACGGCGCGACTCGCGCCGCCGAAGCCATGATCTATGCCGTCACTGCGACCTGTTTCGACCGCGACAGCGAGATCCGCACTGCCCTGATGGCCATGGCCAATCGCCCCATGCACAATTGGACCGGCCTGCATGTCGGCGATATTCGCGTCACGCAGGCGCTGATGCGGTGA
- a CDS encoding HdeD family acid-resistance protein, which yields MTDPFARPDPHQLQRKWGWFLAFGLFALVAGTLAFANLMVATAASVFYLGALMLVAGLMHLVHAFQVKAWQDWLFWAVSGALYTLAGFLAFTNPGLTAAVFTLIMAIALIIAGLVRLWAGNRLRPMPGAGWVMVGGAITALAGLVIATGWPVNSVWVLGLFLAIDLIFQGWALVAVALAARRMG from the coding sequence ATGACCGATCCGTTCGCCAGACCCGACCCGCATCAGCTGCAGCGCAAGTGGGGCTGGTTTCTCGCCTTCGGCCTGTTCGCGCTGGTGGCCGGCACGCTGGCTTTCGCCAATCTCATGGTCGCAACCGCGGCCTCGGTCTTCTATCTGGGCGCCCTGATGCTGGTCGCCGGCCTCATGCATCTCGTGCATGCTTTCCAGGTCAAGGCGTGGCAGGACTGGCTCTTCTGGGCTGTCAGCGGCGCGCTCTACACGTTGGCCGGCTTCCTGGCCTTCACCAATCCAGGTCTTACGGCAGCCGTCTTCACCCTCATCATGGCCATTGCGCTGATTATTGCCGGTCTTGTGCGGCTATGGGCGGGCAACCGGCTGCGCCCCATGCCGGGTGCCGGCTGGGTCATGGTGGGCGGCGCCATAACCGCGTTGGCCGGCCTGGTGATCGCGACCGGCTGGCCGGTCAACAGCGTCTGGGTGCTGGGCCTGTTTCTCGCCATCGACCTGATCTTCCAGGGCTGGGCGCTGGTCGCCGTGGCGCTTGCCGCGCGCCGGATGGGATAG
- a CDS encoding DUF2087 domain-containing protein, with protein MSRDVHALTVPDISALARSLRRALEARDARPSHLELLNLLARGAGFRNFQHLKASDNAAARLQALEAAARPEPVDHRRIEQVLRCFDAQAVMARWPKKTSQQKLALWWCWAQIPARQDLPETRVNEILKSLNGFGDHVLIRRELIDWGMMSRSQDCRIYRRIEQQPPADAGELIRHLQARLRAAVPPPVSARPSNRPKPSNGPPVGRPVDEARA; from the coding sequence ATGTCGAGAGACGTGCATGCACTGACCGTTCCCGATATTTCCGCGCTTGCCCGGAGCCTGCGCCGGGCGCTTGAGGCGCGGGATGCAAGGCCCAGCCATCTGGAGCTCTTGAACCTACTGGCGCGGGGCGCCGGTTTTCGCAACTTCCAGCACCTGAAGGCCTCGGACAATGCCGCCGCAAGGCTGCAGGCGCTTGAGGCCGCGGCCCGGCCGGAGCCCGTCGATCATCGGCGGATCGAGCAGGTTCTGCGCTGCTTTGATGCGCAGGCCGTGATGGCGCGCTGGCCGAAGAAGACCTCGCAGCAGAAGCTGGCGCTCTGGTGGTGCTGGGCGCAGATCCCCGCCCGCCAGGACCTGCCGGAGACGAGGGTCAACGAGATCCTGAAGTCGCTGAACGGGTTTGGCGATCACGTGCTGATCCGCCGCGAGCTGATCGACTGGGGCATGATGTCCCGCTCGCAGGACTGCCGGATCTACCGGCGCATCGAGCAGCAGCCGCCGGCCGATGCAGGCGAGCTGATCCGCCATCTGCAGGCGCGTCTGCGCGCTGCAGTGCCGCCGCCCGTCTCGGCCCGCCCGTCCAACAGGCCGAAGCCGTCCAACGGGCCTCCAGTCGGACGTCCAGTGGACGAGGCAAGGGCTTGA
- a CDS encoding DUF3750 domain-containing protein, producing MTRFLKRLVIAFTIIYLLPAFASAGWWALQDHPARWSEANWGSAGLLPKPADSRDAAIYIFSAKTGGLKGAVASHAWIVTKDKGASSYTRYDKVGWGSPIRRNHRPADAFWYSNAPELVTAVTGVEAELLIPKVEGAIAAYPYAEPGGYTIWPGPNSNTFVAFVLRNVPELGAVLPPHAVGRDYLPDGDFLHVDADGRDVHLTIRGLIGISAGLRSGFELHCLGLVAGLDFARPGIKIPAVGRIGI from the coding sequence GTGACGAGATTTCTGAAACGGCTGGTGATCGCCTTCACCATCATCTATCTGCTGCCGGCCTTTGCATCGGCGGGCTGGTGGGCATTGCAGGATCATCCCGCCCGCTGGAGCGAGGCCAATTGGGGCTCTGCCGGCCTGCTGCCCAAGCCGGCCGACAGCCGGGATGCCGCCATCTACATCTTCTCCGCCAAGACAGGCGGCTTGAAGGGCGCCGTTGCGAGCCATGCCTGGATCGTGACGAAGGACAAGGGTGCTTCAAGCTATACGCGCTATGACAAGGTCGGCTGGGGTTCGCCGATCCGCCGCAACCACCGGCCCGCGGATGCCTTCTGGTATTCCAATGCGCCGGAACTCGTGACCGCAGTGACCGGCGTCGAGGCCGAACTGCTGATCCCCAAGGTGGAAGGCGCGATCGCCGCCTATCCCTATGCCGAGCCCGGCGGCTATACGATCTGGCCCGGGCCGAATTCCAACACCTTCGTCGCCTTCGTGCTGCGCAACGTGCCCGAACTCGGCGCCGTGCTGCCGCCGCATGCCGTGGGCCGCGATTACCTTCCGGATGGCGATTTCCTGCATGTGGATGCCGATGGGCGCGATGTGCATCTGACCATTCGCGGCCTGATCGGGATATCGGCAGGCCTGCGCAGCGGCTTCGAGCTGCATTGCCTGGGCCTCGTGGCAGGGCTGGATTTCGCCCGCCCCGGCATCAAGATCCCAGCGGTCGGCCGGATCGGGATCTGA
- a CDS encoding NAD(P)H-quinone oxidoreductase — protein MMRHVDLPGFGAPEVMTFARSPLPRPGPGEVLVRVLAAGVNRPDVAQRQGIYPPPKDASPVLGLEVAGEVVMLGEGTDDFAVGETVCGLANGGGYAEYCLLPAGQTLPIPKGYDAVKAAALPETFFTVWANLFQMAGLTEGESVLIHGGTSGIGTTAIQLAKAFGATVYATAGTAEKCKACEDLGAARGINYRSEDFAAVVKQATQGKGVDVVLDMIGAAYFEKNLSVLAKDGCLSIIAFLGGTIAEKVDLRPIMVKRLTVTGSTMRPRTAEEKRAIRDELLTQVWPLLEAGTIAPVIHEVLPFDQVVEAHRLMETSSHIGKIIMTLK, from the coding sequence ATGATGCGCCATGTGGACCTGCCCGGTTTCGGCGCGCCGGAGGTGATGACCTTCGCCCGGTCGCCGCTGCCTCGGCCAGGCCCGGGCGAAGTTCTGGTGCGCGTCCTTGCGGCAGGCGTCAACCGGCCGGATGTGGCGCAGCGGCAGGGGATCTATCCGCCGCCCAAGGATGCAAGCCCGGTTCTCGGGCTCGAAGTGGCCGGCGAAGTGGTGATGCTGGGCGAAGGGACCGATGATTTTGCCGTGGGCGAAACGGTGTGCGGCCTCGCCAATGGCGGCGGCTATGCGGAATATTGCCTGCTGCCGGCCGGCCAGACCCTGCCCATCCCGAAAGGCTATGATGCGGTGAAGGCCGCCGCTCTGCCGGAAACCTTCTTCACCGTCTGGGCCAATCTCTTCCAGATGGCCGGGCTGACGGAGGGCGAAAGCGTGCTGATCCATGGCGGCACCTCCGGGATCGGCACGACGGCGATCCAATTGGCCAAGGCCTTCGGCGCCACGGTCTATGCAACGGCCGGCACCGCGGAGAAGTGCAAGGCCTGCGAGGATCTCGGCGCGGCGCGCGGCATCAATTACCGGTCGGAGGATTTCGCCGCGGTGGTCAAGCAGGCCACGCAGGGCAAGGGCGTGGATGTGGTGCTCGACATGATCGGCGCCGCCTATTTCGAGAAGAACCTCTCGGTGCTCGCCAAGGATGGCTGCCTGTCGATCATCGCCTTTCTCGGCGGCACCATCGCCGAAAAGGTCGACCTCAGGCCGATCATGGTCAAGCGCCTGACGGTGACCGGCTCCACCATGCGGCCGCGCACGGCGGAAGAGAAGCGCGCCATTCGCGACGAATTGCTGACGCAGGTCTGGCCGCTGCTGGAAGCGGGCACCATCGCGCCGGTGATCCACGAGGTTCTCCCCTTCGATCAGGTGGTGGAGGCGCATCGGCTGATGGAGACGAGCAGCCATATCGGCAAGATCATCATGACGCTGAAATGA
- a CDS encoding glutathione S-transferase family protein, protein MHTLYVSPGACSLAAHIAIHEAGLPFSLRILNFGKNEQQSQDYLALNPKGRVPALVTEQGTLTETSAILLYIAQMAPEKKLAPLDDPFALARMQGFNSFLATTVHVNHAHGRRATRWADEPTSIEDMKRKVPATMRDAFQLIEDGLLVGPYVLGEEFSVADSYLYVMSSWLRSDGVDIAEFPRVQAHFERMKARPAVQKALAAEAAA, encoded by the coding sequence ATGCATACCCTATACGTCTCGCCCGGCGCCTGCTCGCTCGCCGCCCATATCGCCATTCACGAGGCCGGCCTGCCGTTTTCGCTGCGGATCCTCAATTTCGGCAAGAATGAGCAGCAGTCGCAGGATTATCTCGCGCTGAATCCGAAGGGCCGCGTGCCGGCGCTGGTGACCGAGCAGGGCACCCTGACGGAGACCTCGGCCATTCTTCTCTACATCGCCCAGATGGCGCCCGAAAAGAAGCTTGCGCCGCTCGATGATCCCTTCGCCTTGGCCCGCATGCAGGGCTTCAACAGCTTTCTCGCCACGACGGTGCACGTCAACCACGCCCATGGCCGCCGCGCCACGCGCTGGGCCGACGAGCCGACCTCGATCGAGGACATGAAGCGCAAGGTGCCGGCCACCATGCGCGATGCGTTTCAGTTGATCGAAGACGGTCTCCTCGTCGGGCCCTACGTGCTGGGCGAGGAATTTTCCGTCGCCGATTCCTATCTCTATGTCATGTCCAGCTGGCTGCGTAGCGACGGGGTGGACATTGCCGAATTCCCGCGCGTCCAGGCGCATTTCGAGCGCATGAAGGCGCGCCCGGCCGTGCAGAAGGCGCTGGCCGCCGAAGCCGCGGCCTGA
- a CDS encoding LysR substrate-binding domain-containing protein, translating into MQNLNRVHLNGLRALESVARLGSLQAAAQELGVTVGAVSQQVIKAEAQLGRPVFARTSKGLVPVEGAAALTARLGQGFQALSEAVALARAPDDTLLTVSVAPVFASRFILPRIDRFTARHPHLRLRLDATARLVDFARDDVDVAIRIGHGDWPGVTADLLLPQTVFPVCAPALARDLRAPEDLLSLPILLDGQAMFSWDIWLAEAGLAGRSIRPRHVFSEASLALEAAIAGQGVMLAWKLLAHSALRQNCLVVPFAIEASTGMGHYCVTRAGARRPAKVKMFEAWLRQELAEAMAEWALLDETALGR; encoded by the coding sequence ATGCAGAACCTGAACCGCGTCCACCTCAACGGCCTTCGTGCCCTGGAAAGCGTCGCCCGTCTCGGCTCTCTCCAGGCGGCGGCGCAAGAGCTTGGCGTGACTGTCGGCGCCGTCAGCCAGCAGGTCATCAAGGCGGAGGCACAGCTTGGCCGCCCGGTCTTTGCCCGCACATCGAAGGGCCTGGTGCCGGTCGAGGGAGCGGCGGCCCTGACCGCACGGCTCGGCCAGGGTTTCCAGGCCCTGTCGGAGGCGGTGGCGCTGGCGCGGGCGCCGGATGATACGCTGCTGACCGTCTCGGTCGCGCCGGTCTTTGCCTCGCGCTTCATCCTGCCGCGCATTGACCGTTTCACCGCCCGTCATCCGCATCTGCGCCTGAGACTCGACGCAACCGCAAGGCTCGTCGATTTCGCCCGCGACGATGTGGATGTCGCCATCCGGATCGGCCATGGCGACTGGCCGGGCGTGACGGCCGATCTTCTTTTGCCGCAGACCGTGTTTCCGGTCTGCGCGCCGGCCTTGGCCCGGGATCTGCGCGCGCCGGAGGATCTTCTGTCCCTGCCGATCCTTCTGGATGGCCAGGCGATGTTTTCCTGGGATATCTGGCTTGCCGAGGCAGGCCTTGCGGGGCGCAGCATCCGGCCGCGCCACGTCTTCAGCGAAGCCTCCCTTGCGCTGGAGGCAGCCATTGCCGGCCAGGGCGTCATGCTCGCCTGGAAGCTTCTGGCGCATTCGGCGCTGCGCCAGAATTGCCTCGTCGTTCCCTTTGCCATCGAGGCCTCGACCGGCATGGGGCATTATTGCGTCACCCGCGCCGGGGCAAGGCGCCCGGCGAAGGTCAAGATGTTCGAGGCCTGGCTGAGGCAGGAACTGGCGGAGGCCATGGCCGAATGGGCACTGCTTGACGAAACGGCATTGGGGCGCTAA
- the betB gene encoding betaine-aldehyde dehydrogenase encodes MKAQPQASHFIDGAYIEDDAGRVIESIYPATGEVIARLHAATPAILDHAVASARRAQGEWAAMSPSARGRVLKRAADIMRERNRALSELETLDTGKPIQETLVADPTSGADSLEFFGGIIASALNGSHIPLGRDFAYTSRVPLGVVAGIGAWNYPQQIACWKAAPALAAGNAMVFKPSELTPLGALKIAEILVEAGLPKGVFNVIQGDRETGPLLVGHPDIAKVSLTGSVPTGRKVAGAAAGQLKHVTMELGGKSPILVFEDADLESAVSGAMLGNFYSAGQVCSNGTRVFVHRSLKERFLARLKARTEAIVLGNPQDEATHMGPLVSNAQRDRVLAYIETGKAEGARLVTGGGIPNSVTGEGYFVQPTVFADVTDGMTIAREEIFGPVMCVLDFETEEEAIARANASEFGLAAGVFTADLTRGHRVAARLEAGTLWINSYNLCPVEIPFGGSKQSGFGRENSAAALDHYSQLKTVYVGMGPCEAPY; translated from the coding sequence ATGAAAGCCCAACCGCAAGCCTCTCATTTCATTGACGGCGCCTATATCGAGGATGACGCCGGCCGGGTGATCGAAAGCATCTATCCCGCCACCGGCGAGGTGATCGCGCGTCTTCATGCGGCAACGCCGGCGATCCTTGATCACGCCGTGGCATCGGCCAGGCGAGCGCAGGGCGAATGGGCCGCGATGAGCCCTTCGGCCCGCGGGCGGGTGTTGAAGCGCGCCGCCGACATCATGCGCGAGCGCAATCGCGCGCTGTCGGAGCTGGAGACGCTCGATACCGGCAAGCCGATCCAGGAAACCCTCGTTGCCGATCCGACATCCGGTGCCGACAGCCTGGAATTCTTCGGCGGCATCATCGCCTCGGCGCTGAATGGCAGCCATATTCCGCTGGGCCGGGACTTTGCCTATACGAGCCGGGTGCCGCTCGGCGTGGTGGCGGGGATCGGCGCCTGGAACTATCCGCAGCAGATCGCCTGCTGGAAGGCGGCACCGGCGCTGGCGGCCGGCAATGCCATGGTCTTCAAACCCTCCGAACTCACTCCGCTCGGCGCGCTGAAGATCGCCGAGATCCTGGTGGAGGCCGGCCTGCCGAAGGGCGTGTTCAACGTGATCCAGGGCGACCGCGAGACCGGTCCTTTGCTGGTCGGGCATCCGGACATTGCCAAGGTTTCGCTGACCGGATCGGTGCCGACCGGCCGCAAGGTGGCAGGCGCGGCCGCCGGCCAGCTGAAGCATGTGACGATGGAACTGGGCGGCAAATCGCCAATCCTCGTCTTCGAGGATGCCGATCTGGAAAGCGCCGTTTCCGGCGCCATGCTCGGCAATTTCTATTCCGCCGGCCAGGTCTGCTCCAACGGCACCCGCGTCTTCGTTCACCGCAGCCTGAAGGAGCGCTTCCTCGCAAGGCTGAAAGCGCGCACCGAGGCGATTGTGCTCGGCAATCCGCAGGACGAGGCGACCCATATGGGTCCGCTGGTCTCGAATGCCCAGCGCGACAGGGTGCTGGCCTATATCGAGACGGGCAAGGCCGAGGGCGCAAGGCTTGTGACCGGCGGCGGCATTCCCAACAGCGTGACCGGCGAAGGCTATTTCGTGCAGCCGACCGTTTTCGCCGATGTGACCGACGGCATGACCATTGCGCGGGAGGAAATCTTTGGCCCCGTCATGTGCGTTCTGGATTTCGAGACGGAGGAGGAGGCGATCGCCCGCGCCAATGCCAGCGAATTCGGGCTTGCGGCGGGCGTCTTCACCGCCGACCTGACGCGCGGCCACCGCGTTGCGGCGCGGCTGGAAGCCGGCACGCTGTGGATCAACAGCTATAATCTCTGCCCGGTGGAAATTCCCTTCGGCGGCTCGAAGCAGTCGGGATTCGGCCGGGAGAATTCCGCCGCGGCACTGGATCACTACAGCCAGTTGAAGACGGTCTATGTCGGCATGGGCCCCTGCGAGGCACCGTATTGA
- a CDS encoding helix-turn-helix domain-containing protein, with amino-acid sequence MGEIQKLTIDGKAYVLLSEEDFEDLVDGLRAEAIMARVRAGEETWPAALVYELWETDSRIRTYRTYRKMSVSELAEAAGISQPYLSEIESGKKTGSVEVLKRIARALNVDLDDIVV; translated from the coding sequence ATGGGCGAAATTCAGAAACTGACGATCGATGGCAAGGCGTATGTCCTGCTGAGCGAGGAGGATTTCGAGGATCTGGTGGACGGGTTGCGAGCGGAGGCGATCATGGCCCGTGTGCGGGCGGGGGAAGAAACCTGGCCGGCGGCGCTCGTCTACGAGCTTTGGGAGACCGACAGCCGCATCCGCACCTACCGCACCTACCGCAAGATGTCCGTTTCCGAGCTTGCAGAGGCCGCCGGTATCTCCCAGCCTTATCTCTCGGAGATCGAGAGCGGCAAGAAGACCGGATCGGTGGAGGTGCTGAAACGCATTGCCCGGGCGCTGAATGTCGATCTGGACGACATCGTCGTGTGA
- a CDS encoding type II toxin-antitoxin system RelE/ParE family toxin translates to MDRVDIAMGDGGAMKEIVVPREAGYSLSRMQPRRRAAIYAKPDAYARGEPVDIKKMKGYPYYRIRVGQDRVIIDDQGQVVMVIDAGPRGGIYKG, encoded by the coding sequence ATGGACCGTGTCGATATCGCTATGGGCGACGGTGGGGCGATGAAGGAGATCGTTGTCCCGCGCGAAGCCGGATACAGCCTCAGCCGGATGCAACCGAGGCGGCGTGCTGCCATTTATGCGAAACCCGACGCCTACGCTCGCGGGGAGCCGGTCGATATCAAAAAAATGAAGGGCTATCCTTACTACCGCATCCGAGTTGGCCAGGACCGGGTGATTATCGACGATCAAGGACAGGTCGTCATGGTGATTGACGCAGGTCCGCGCGGCGGCATTTACAAGGGTTAG
- the betI gene encoding transcriptional regulator BetI, with translation MPKIGMEPVRRKALVAAALKTIGAQGSLDVTMSEIAREAGVSPALAHHYFGSKQHLLLAAIASLLNALRADAVTALQAAHTPRERVSALIRVSLEADQFTPETVAAWLAFYVEAQRSEEMRRLLVIYARRLHSNLTHALKAFAPPPVAGRLAEGTAAMIDGLYIRQSLRAAPLSLKASVALVEDYVTGQLAALPPVQSPAHSPAPASGDRS, from the coding sequence ATGCCGAAGATCGGAATGGAGCCGGTGCGTCGCAAGGCGCTTGTCGCGGCGGCGCTGAAGACCATTGGCGCGCAGGGTTCGCTCGACGTCACCATGTCGGAGATCGCCCGCGAGGCCGGTGTCTCGCCGGCCCTTGCCCATCATTATTTCGGCAGCAAGCAGCACCTTCTTCTGGCGGCAATCGCGAGTCTCCTGAATGCCTTGCGGGCGGATGCCGTTACCGCGCTGCAAGCCGCTCACACGCCGCGCGAACGCGTCTCGGCGCTCATCCGCGTCTCGCTCGAGGCCGACCAGTTCACGCCCGAGACCGTGGCTGCCTGGCTTGCCTTCTATGTCGAGGCGCAGCGATCGGAGGAGATGCGCCGCCTGCTGGTGATCTATGCCCGGCGCCTGCATTCCAACCTCACCCATGCGCTGAAGGCATTTGCCCCGCCTCCGGTCGCCGGCCGGCTGGCCGAGGGCACCGCGGCGATGATCGACGGCCTCTATATCCGCCAGTCGCTGCGCGCCGCCCCTTTGTCCCTGAAGGCCTCCGTCGCGCTGGTCGAGGATTATGTGACGGGCCAGCTCGCCGCCCTACCTCCCGTCCAATCTCCTGCCCATTCCCCTGCCCCCGCCTCCGGAGACCGCTCATGA
- a CDS encoding bifunctional diguanylate cyclase/phosphodiesterase, which translates to MSATVALENGLFRRYAKDQLLPLSKLVLEAAFQPIAEVATGKVFGYETLMRGHERLGFDSPVELLDTAAEAGELLGLEQMTASRALAKFSTLPDFAHSTLFINLDNRLIPHGNFVLDKLVQHLHKARIPPSSVCFELSERFDNTRDPAFSPLIARMRREGFKIAIDDFGVGHGEMKLLCDFPLDYLKIDRHFISGIEDNARKRHLVRNLVNIAHVLGIRVIAEGVETEAEFLACREFGVDMVQGWFIARPTTFTSELQSGFPHLADLGRSRRSSQSLDEILIRKQIEKLPTVFEHESVDNVFELFRSNPRQSFFPVLNANGEPRGIISEYHLKEYIYRPFGRDLLKNKIYERSISHFVEGAPIVGLDANAERLMNIFANMDGSDCVILTENMRYAGVVSAASLIKVINEKQLKVAQDQNPLTGLPGNRAIRDFMQEAGRDDDGTRFFCYCDFDNFKPFNDHYGFQLGDHAITLFAALMRRYFFSDGVFLGHVGGDDFFIGLTDWTPEEVSEILERLLSDFHDDVLELYSAEDRAAGRIRGHDRSGAERDFPLLRCSIGVLELPEGLLLDDVGGISTAIASVKAEAKESEHGLVFRAFNEDR; encoded by the coding sequence ATGTCGGCCACGGTGGCGCTCGAAAACGGACTGTTCCGGCGATATGCCAAGGACCAGTTGTTACCGCTGTCAAAGCTGGTTCTGGAGGCGGCCTTCCAGCCCATTGCAGAGGTCGCGACGGGCAAGGTCTTCGGCTACGAAACGCTGATGCGCGGCCATGAGCGGCTGGGCTTCGATTCGCCCGTCGAGCTCCTGGATACGGCCGCCGAGGCAGGCGAGCTGCTCGGGCTCGAGCAGATGACGGCAAGCCGGGCACTGGCCAAGTTCTCCACACTGCCCGACTTCGCCCACAGCACCTTGTTCATCAACCTGGACAACCGGTTGATCCCGCACGGTAATTTCGTGCTCGACAAGCTGGTGCAGCACCTGCACAAGGCAAGGATCCCCCCTTCCTCGGTCTGCTTCGAATTGTCGGAGCGGTTCGACAATACCCGCGATCCGGCCTTTTCCCCGCTGATCGCTCGCATGCGCCGCGAGGGGTTCAAGATCGCCATCGACGATTTCGGCGTCGGCCATGGCGAAATGAAGCTCCTGTGCGATTTCCCGCTCGACTACCTGAAGATCGACCGGCATTTCATTTCCGGCATCGAGGACAATGCGCGCAAGCGGCACCTGGTGCGCAATCTCGTCAACATCGCCCATGTGCTGGGGATCCGGGTGATCGCCGAAGGGGTGGAGACGGAGGCCGAATTCCTCGCCTGCCGCGAATTCGGCGTCGATATGGTGCAGGGCTGGTTCATTGCCCGCCCCACCACCTTCACCAGCGAATTGCAATCCGGCTTCCCGCATCTGGCCGATCTTGGCCGCAGCCGCCGCTCCAGCCAGTCGCTCGACGAGATCCTGATCCGCAAGCAGATCGAAAAGCTGCCGACCGTTTTCGAACATGAGAGCGTCGACAATGTCTTCGAACTCTTCCGCAGCAATCCGCGCCAGTCCTTCTTTCCGGTTCTCAACGCCAATGGCGAGCCGCGCGGCATCATCAGCGAATATCACCTGAAGGAATATATCTACCGTCCCTTCGGCCGCGACCTGTTGAAGAACAAGATCTACGAGCGCTCCATCTCGCATTTCGTCGAAGGCGCGCCGATCGTCGGCCTGGACGCCAATGCCGAACGGCTGATGAACATCTTCGCCAATATGGACGGCAGCGACTGCGTGATCCTGACCGAGAACATGCGCTATGCCGGCGTGGTCTCCGCCGCCTCGCTGATCAAGGTCATCAATGAGAAGCAGCTCAAGGTGGCGCAGGACCAGAATCCGCTCACCGGTCTGCCGGGCAATCGCGCCATCCGCGATTTCATGCAGGAGGCCGGCCGCGACGATGACGGGACGCGCTTCTTCTGCTATTGCGATTTCGACAATTTCAAGCCGTTCAACGATCATTACGGTTTCCAGCTCGGCGATCACGCCATCACCTTGTTCGCCGCCCTGATGCGCCGCTATTTCTTCTCCGACGGCGTGTTTCTCGGTCATGTCGGCGGCGATGATTTCTTCATCGGCCTGACGGACTGGACGCCGGAAGAAGTGTCGGAAATCCTGGAACGCCTGCTCTCCGATTTCCATGACGACGTCCTGGAACTCTATTCCGCCGAGGATCGCGCCGCCGGGCGCATACGCGGTCATGACCGCAGCGGCGCCGAGCGCGACTTTCCCCTGCTGCGCTGCTCGATCGGCGTTCTGGAACTGCCGGAAGGCCTGCTTTTGGATGATGTCGGAGGGATCAGCACCGCCATTGCCTCGGTCAAGGCCGAGGCCAAGGAGAGCGAGCACGGTCTGGTGTTCCGGGCCTTCAACGAGGATCGCTAG